From a single Eremothecium sinecaudum strain ATCC 58844 chromosome III, complete sequence genomic region:
- the ARG56 gene encoding bifunctional acetylglutamate kinase/N-acetyl-gamma-glutamyl-phosphate reductase (Syntenic homolog of Ashbya gossypii ADL062W; Syntenic homolog of Saccharomyces cerevisiae YER069W (ARG5,6)), with the protein MMSNMSSFNTRSAVMYLLSNMESKKEAEKYLKFFTSVAEQQFAVIKVGGAIISENLEELACCLAYLYHIGLYPIVLHGTGPQVNSRLKKLGIEPNYVDGIRVTDPETMTVVRECFLEQNMKLVTALQKMNVLSRPICTGVFEAEFLDKEKYDLVGRITKINKYPIEASIKAGALPILTSFAETPYGQMLNVNADIAASELAQAFQPLKIIYLNETGGIINGETGEKISVIDLDADYEELMKQSWVKYGTKLKIEQIKELLYNLPRSSSVAIVDVQNLPKELFSESGAGTLIKRGHRVVKISSISDLSSKEDLVSLLEKTGEFASPQQLADQYASQLEQSKIAIYAVEPSDCMAIVNKELEVPKIESFVCSSSGWLNNVSDIIFRSMKSDLPSLQWVVQDFDPHFSWHFENSDGSYSKNGQVLFWYGIGELDVVSATIKDFISSQKLIQSADGNESSEAGSACLAELQNAQPKVKAATKISTSKVAIVGGRGYTGQNIIRLIQNHKYLELKHVGSRMKKGLKVEEYHKSELIYEDLSENDVYNMELNGEIDIWIMAMPNNICKPYVDTIKKVRGNSKIIDLSADYRFSSPDIACYGLPELSDRNEIARAKLIANPGCYATAAQLAIAPLVPYTKGRPSIFGVSGYSGAGTTPSKKNDPDFLNNNLVPYALTDHIHEREISSKLATDVSFSPHVGQWFQGITLTINIPIAPGSLSKDRIMKIYRNFYADEVLVKIIDEIPLVKDIAGKHYVSIGGFQVSQAQDRVVVVATIDNLLKGAATQCLQNINLALGYSEYEGILP; encoded by the coding sequence ATGATGAGTAATATGAGCTCTTTTAATACCAGGTCGGCGGTCATGTACCTGTTAAGTAATATGGAGTCCAAGAAAGAAGCTGAGAAGTACCTTAAGTTCTTTACTTCTGTTGCAGAACAACAGTTCGCTGTGATTAAAGTAGGTGGGGCAATAATTAGTGAAAATTTAGAGGAATTGGCTTGTTGTTTGGCTTACTTGTATCATATTGGGTTATACCCTATAGTCCTTCATGGTACTGGTCCACAAGTTAATTCTAGGCTGAAGAAACTTGGGATCGAGCCCAATTACGTCGATGGAATCAGAGTGACAGATCCAGAGACCATGACAGTTGTTCGTGAATGTTTCCTTGAACAAAACATGAAGTTAGTTACTGCTTTGCAAAAAATGAATGTGTTGTCTAGGCCTATTTGTACTGGAGTGTTTGAAGCGGAGTTCCTCgataaagaaaaatatgACTTAGTCGGCAGAATAACAAAGATTAATAAGTATCCAATTGAAGCTTCAATAAAGGCGGGGGCATTACCAATTTTAACTTCTTTTGCTGAAACTCCTTACGGTCAAATGTTGAACGTGAACGCTGACATTGCGGCCAGCGAGCTAGCGCAAGCCTTTCAGCCGCTGAAAATTATATACCTCAATGAAACAGGAGGTATTATAAACGGAGAAACTGGTGAGAAAATCTCTGTTATTGATTTGGATGCCGATTACGAAGAGTTGATGAAACAGTCTTGGGTAAAGTATGGTACTAAATTGAAAATCGAGCAAATCAAAGAACTGCTTTATAATTTGCCACGGTCTTCATCTGTTGCTATCGTGGACGTGCAAAATCTACCCAAGGAATTGTTTTCTGAATCCGGAGCTGGCACATTGATAAAGAGAGGTCATAGAGTAGTGAAGATATCCTCGATTAGTGATCTTTCCTCGAAAGAAGATCTTGTAAGCCTGTTAGAGAAGACTGGCGAGTTTGCAAGTCCGCAACAATTAGCAGATCAGTACGCAAGTCAGTTAGAGCAGTCTAAAATAGCAATTTATGCAGTTGAACCTTCAGACTGTATGGCAATTGTGAACAAGGAATTAGAAGTCCCTAAGATTGAAAGCTTTGTGTGCTCTAGCAGTGGTTGGTTGAATAACGTTTCAGATATTATATTTCGCTCAATGAAATCAGACTTGCCTTCGCTACAGTGGGTTGTCCAGGATTTTGACCCTCATTTCAGTTGGCACTTTGAAAACTCAGACGGTTCATACAGCAAGAACGGCCAGGTCTTATTTTGGTACGGCATTGGTGAGCTCGACGTAGTATCCGCAACAATCAAGGATTTTATTAGTTCACAGAAACTTATTCAAAGTGCGGATGGTAATGAATCTTCGGAGGCCGGCAGTGCTTGTTTAGCTGAGTTGCAAAACGCTCAACCGAAAGTAAAAGCTGCTACCAAAATCAGCACTAGCAAAGTTGCAATAGTTGGAGGCAGAGGATACACCGGTCAGAATATAATCCGTTTGATACAGAACCATAAGTATTTGGAACTGAAACATGTTGGTTCACGTATGAAGAAGGGCTTAAAGGTGGAAGAGTACCATAAGTCTGAGCTCATTTACGAGGACCTCTCCGAAAATGACGTATACAACATGGAACTCAATGGAGAGATTGACATTTGGATAATGGCAATGCCAAATAATATTTGTAAACCATATGTGGACACTATCAAAAAAGTTCGAGGCAATTCTAAAATTATCGATCTCAGTGCTGACTACCGGTTCTCATCACCGGATATCGCCTGCTACGGGCTACCTGAACTATCTGACAGAAATGAAATCGCCAGAGCCAAGCTAATTGCCAACCCAGGCTGTTATGCAACTGCTGCACAGCTCGCAATTGCTCCACTTGTTCCTTACACAAAAGGCCGTCCCTCCATTTTCGGTGTCTCTGGGTACTCTGGCGCTGGCACCACTCCatcaaagaaaaatgaCCCTGATTTCCTAAATAATAACTTAGTCCCTTATGCTCTCACCGACCATATTCATGAGAGAGAAATCTCGTCCAAGTTAGCCACAGATGTCTCATTTTCTCCACATGTTGGCCAATGGTTCCAAGGCATCACTTTGACCATTAACATTCCAATTGCTCCGGGTTCTTTGTCCAAGGATAGAATTATGAAAATATACAGAAATTTCTATGCAGATGAGGTTTTAGTGAAGATTATAGATGAAATTCCACTCGTCAAAGACATAGCTGGGAAGCATTATGTTTCGATTGGTGGGTTCCAGGTTAGTCAGGCCCAAGATCGCGTGGTGGTCGTCGCAACTATAGACAATCTCCTAAAGGGAGCTGCAACACAATGTTTACAGAACATAAATCTTGCGCTAGGCTACAGCGAATACGAAGGGATACTTCCATAA
- the MOT2 gene encoding CCR4-NOT core ubiquitin-protein ligase subunit MOT2 (Syntenic homolog of Ashbya gossypii ADL064W; Syntenic homolog of Saccharomyces cerevisiae YER068W (MOT2)) produces MENPHVHENLQHIQAVLSNYDTSFLSDDEEDYCPLCMETLDITDKNFKPCPCGYQICQFCYNNIRQNPELNGRCPACRRKYDDESVEYIVLSPEELKMERAKQARKERERKQREKERKENEYANRKYLAGMRVIQKNLVYVIGLNPPVPYEEVSTLLRSEKYFGQYGKINKIVVNKKTGHNDHQTGYGIYVTFSRKDDAARCIQAVDGTFIDGRQVKAAYGTTKYCSSYLRGQPCPNPNCMFLHEPGEEADSFNKRELNNKQQLQQGQQTAHLHSQSGQQVPLQVNQHIQQQQQQNHHHIHHPSPFKVLHDSTGMTGGNDTSGVPSPAQARTQLHLDDSSSSSTPAAHTPVLTPAPIPTGSNPWGITQSSTPVSALSKASSSNAFPALGEGINIAGNIPSSASVATPSNCNQPGSSSRNKKNSEKQNENPSDPLGSAVKFIDDTINFLSNYQCIDYKLTAGIIDDETYASYPPLFSYANIDVSEESEGILGRKLIDMLAIKPADHVATSFPSQQEVSPQMQQHHQQLQGSQKQLQQQQLQQLQQLQHLQQLQQQQLQQQQQQQLQLHQTTQQAAAAQHNSSDATPQHLNSELHLHHGQQQTKSMVNSPPPGMFIHNNQQNQNIGAVPHTGAQSRSNNSTDLLNQLINGKKVAASN; encoded by the coding sequence ATGGAGAATCCTCACGTACATGAAAACTTACAGCATATCCAAGCTGTTTTATCAAATTATGATACATCTTTTCTATCTGATGACGAGGAAGATTACTGCCCTTTATGTATGGAAACATTAGATATAACGGATAAGAATTTCAAGCCCTGTCCCTGTGGTTATCAAATTTGTCAGTTCTGTTACAACAATATTAGACAAAATCCGGAATTAAATGGCCGCTGTCCAGCGTGTCGCCGTAAGTATGACGACGAATCCGTTGAATATATAGTTTTATCACCGGAGGAGTTGAAAATGGAACGGGCAAAGCAGGCAAGAAAAGAACGTGAGAGGAAACAGCGTGAAAAGGAGCGGAAGGAGAATGAGTATGCTAATAGGAAGTATTTGGCGGGTATGAGGGTGATTCAGAAGAATTTGGTGTATGTAATTGGTCTAAATCCACCGGTTCCGTATGAGGAGGTTAGCACGCTGTTGCGGTCGGAGAAATACTTTGGTCAGTATGGTAAAATCAACAAAATTGTTGTAAACAAGAAAACAGGTCATAATGACCATCAGACTGGGTATGGAATTTATGTGACCTTTTCGCGGAAGGATGACGCTGCCAGGTGTATACAGGCGGTTGATGGTACGTTCATTGATGGGCGACAGGTTAAGGCGGCATATGGTACAACGAAGTATTGCTCGTCATACTTGCGAGGCCAACCTTGTCCTAATCCGAATTGTATGTTTTTGCACGAGCCTGGAGAAGAAGCAGATTCATTCAATAAAAGAGAGCTCAACAATAAACAGCAGCTGCAGCAGGGGCAGCAGACCGCCCATTTGCACTCGCAATCTGGCCAACAGGTACCATTGCAAGTTAACCAACATAttcaacagcagcagcagcagaaTCACCACCATATTCACCATCCTTCCCCATTCAAGGTTTTGCATGACTCAACTGGTATGACTGGGGGGAACGATACTTCTGGAGTACCATCTCCCGCTCAGGCCAGAACGCAGTTGCATTTGGACGATAGTTCTTCTTCGTCAACCCCAGCCGCCCATACACCTGTTCTGACTCCTGCCCCAATTCCTACAGGTTCGAACCCTTGGGGTATTACTCAATCTTCAACGCCCGTGTCCGCCCTATCCAAGGCCTCAAGTTCGAATGCATTTCCAGCACTTGGTGAAGGCATAAACATTGCAGGTAATATACCATCCAGCGCTTCAGTCGCTACACCATCCAATTGCAACCAACCAGGTAGCAGTAGCAGGAATAAAAAGAATAGTGAAAAACAAAACGAAAATCCTTCTGATCCTTTGGGCAGCGCTGTGAAATTTATTGACGACACAATCAACTTCCTTTCGAATTACCAGTGTATTGATTATAAGCTTACAGCTGGTATCATCGACGATGAAACATACGCAAGCTACCCACCTTTATTTTCATATGCTAACATTGATGTTTCTGAGGAATCCGAGGGTATTTTAGGAAGAAAGTTAATCGACATGTTAGCTATCAAACCAGCCGACCATGTCGCTACTTCCTTTCCGTCTCAACAGGAAGTATCTCCTCAGATGCAACAACACCATCAGCAACTACAAGGCTCACAGAAACAGCTCCAACAACAACAATTACAACAGCTTCAACAATTACAACATTTACAACAACTCCAGCAACAACAACTccaacaacagcaacagcagcagctgCAGCTGCACCAAACTACACAACAGGCTGCGGCAGCTCAGCATAATTCTTCTGATGCAACACCTCAACATTTGAACTCTGAATTGCATCTTCACCATGGCCAACAGCAAACTAAATCCATGGTAAACTCTCCTCCGCCTGGCATGTTTATCCATAACAATCAGCAAAACCAGAACATTGGAGCAGTACCACATACAGGTGCTCAATCTCGCAGCAACAATTCTACTGATCTGTTAAACCAACTGATCAATGGTAAGAAAGTAGCTGCTAGcaattaa
- a CDS encoding HCL164Cp (Syntenic homolog of Ashbya gossypii ADL065W; Syntenic homolog of Saccharomyces cerevisiae YIL057C (RGI2) and YER067W (RGI1)), with protein sequence MAKKDKKKQHMTIVETKSGETIKVFDDMEAFEMYIKNESEDDEFDHVHCQLRYYPPFVLHESHDDPEKIKESCNSHSKKFVRHLHQHVEKHLLKDIKESVGVPDLKFKDKTKEETFDHVLWRYNAPTQFHNKDFVIHVTVQCHSNTAMVDVDYQTEPLKIDKAVEA encoded by the coding sequence ATGGCAAAAAAGGATAAGAAGAAGCAACACATGACTATTGTCGAAACCAAGAGTGGAGAAACTATTAAGGTCTTTGACGACATGGAAGCATTTGAGATGTACATCAAGAACGAGTCCGAGGACGATGAGTTTGATCACGTGCACTGTCAATTACGTTATTATCCTCCTTTTGTTTTGCATGAGTCTCATGATGACCCCGAGAAAATCAAGGAATCATGTAACAGTCACAGCAAGAAATTTGTGCGACACCTCCACCAGCATGTGGAGAAGCACTTGTTGAAGGATATCAAGGAGTCCGTTGGAGTCCCTGATCTGAAATTCAAGGACAAAACAAAGGAGGAGACGTTTGATCATGTGCTTTGGCGCTACAATGCTCCAACACAGTTTCACAACAAGGATTTCGTTATACACGTGACTGTACAATGTCACAGTAACACCGCTATGGTCGATGTGGACTACCAGACGGAGCCTTTGAAGATCGACAAGGCGGTGGAAGCATGA
- a CDS encoding HCL162Wp (Syntenic homolog of Ashbya gossypii ADL067C; Syntenic homolog of Saccharomyces cerevisiae YER064C (VHR2) and YIL056W (VHR1)), with the protein MNRAHKSCGNGTTHKIREQLNFKDNKKWKQFSSRRLELIDKFGLSERKASEQDENIRQLATILRTEFRYPASTAGEFEKLVTAAVQSVRRNRKRCTKNRTGGLLKRSGTTTSSCAGSSGSENEDNSISQVHSPVNPPGPPSTPAPSAGAFFQTSHPTKLPVLQPEPVRVVVNRQLKSELSTAPSSSGNITNKLVNYDALVKDVISDLVHNPIPPNQQSRTDDSTNLADLAMFSQQNTLISLALASSSKNAPEQSNSSQKHLLPPPRQTLPPPTRPELSQPQDIIPFFLREKILGHIQRSKTCLELTNSQQPFANYTNLRMLGDSCIKAAVSFIMERFFFNLLVSSTEYITAKMTSNDELAHICTMLIGPATKSKLKGLYVESKVILIQILVGSIVKDFGFEPCLYPLGEIFHDVILRQYPLVCSSSPSCAKSAILNTVSMKPDVANKEMNRKVVLKFQSREQRFTFPLLSNGPPTIAEVLENSRQLFQVPATSRNLALFNQDRIITSDADLAIILNQFTNAETVIEIKEVSYNKTVNANPKEDNNFNGLTILSSVSTNAVRSISGPTPSLTPASSSASPSSTSLSNNYTHNNMASVAALDNIISRINSPVAVKKQSSCGEIKMPPIIRARSPQPSGGQVKNCFEKGLPQPVFQPLL; encoded by the coding sequence ATGAACAGGGCCCATAAGTCGTGTGGAAATGGCACCACTCATAAGATACGTGAGCAGCTCAATTTCAAGGATAACAAGAAGTGGAAACAGTTTTCTAGCAGGAGACTGGAGTTAATTGACAAATTTGGACTTAGCGAGCGAAAAGCGAGCGAACAAGATGAGAATATTAGACAACTTGCAACCATCCTTCGAACCGAATTTCGTTATCCAGCCAGCACAGCAGGTGAGTTCGAAAAACTAGTTACTGCGGCTGTGCAGTCAGTGCGCCGGAACCGGAAGCGTTGTACCAAAAATAGGACTGGAGGTCTTTTGAAGCGTAGTGGGACCACGACATCAAGTTGTGCTGGAAGTAGTGGATCCGAGAATGAGGACAATAGTATATCGCAAGTACATTCTCCCGTTAACCCCCCAGGCCCGCCATCTACTCCAGCTCCGAGTGCAGGCGCTTTCTTCCAAACTTCGCATCCAACAAAACTACCCGTATTACAGCCTGAACCTGTACGTGTTGTAGTTAACCGGCAATTAAAGTCTGAGCTATCTACAGCCCCAAGCTCCAGCGGCAACATAACTAACAAATTAGTTAACTATGACGCCTTAGTAAAGGATGTGATTTCGGATCTCGTGCATAACCCAATCCCACCTAATCAACAATCTAGAACTGATGACTCTACGAATTTGGCAGACCTAGCCATGTTTTCACAGCAAAATACCTTAATTTCACTTGCATTAGCATCTTCCTCGAAGAATGCGCCAGAACAGAGCAATTCGTCTCAAAAACACTTACTTCCACCACCAAGACAGACCTTACCACCACCAACACGGCCAGAATTGTCACAACCACAAGATATTATCCCTTTCTTCTTGAGGGAGAAAATTTTAGGCCATATTCAGAGGTCTAAAACTTGCCTAGAACTCACAAACAGTCAGCAACCGTTTGCCAATTACACTAACCTACGAATGCTAGGTGACTCGTGTATTAAGGCTGCTGTTTCATTCATTATGGAAAGGTTCTTCTTTAACCTATTGGTTTCGTCTACTGAATATATCACCGCTAAGATGACCTCTAATGATGAATTGGCTCATATCTGTACTATGCTCATTGGTCCAGCTACGAAAAGCAAACTAAAAGGGTTATATGTTGAAAGTAAAGTCATTTTAATCCAAATTTTGGTGGGCTCCATAGTAAAAGATTTCGGATTTGAACCATGTCTTTACCCATTGGGAGAGATATTCCACGATGTGATCCTAAGACAGTACCCTCTAGTTTGTAGCAGTTCGCCATCATGCGCAAAATCAGCCATTCTCAACACTGTTTCCATGAAACCGGATGTTGCAAACAAGGAAATGAACAGAAAGGTCGTCCTCAAGTTCCAGTCTAGGGAGCAGAGATTCACATTCCCACTGTTATCTAATGGTCCTCCTACAATTGCTGAAGTATTAGAAAACTCGCGGCAGCTATTCCAGGTTCCTGCAACAAGCAGAAACCTTGCACTATTCAACCAAGATAGGATTATCACCAGTGATGCGGACCTGGCTATAATCTTAAACCAATTTACCAATGCTGAAACAGTTATCGAAATAAAGGAAGTTTCTTATAATAAGACTGTGAATGCCAATCCAAAGGAGGATAACAACTTTAATGGGCTCACAATATTGAGCAGTGTTTCCACTAACGCTGTACGGAGCATTTCCGGCCCCACCCCTTCGCTGACTCCTGCATCTTCGTCGGCTTCTCCATCATCCACATCGCTATCAAATAATTATACGCATAATAATATGGCTAGCGTTGCTGCTTTAGATAATATCATCAGCAGGATTAATTCCCCTGTTGCTGTGAAAAAGCAATCGTCATGTGGAGAGATCAAGATGCCTCCCATAATTCGTGCAAGATCACCACAGCCCTCTGGTGGTCAGGTCAAAAATTGTTTCGAAAAAGGCTTACCGCAGCCTGTTTTCCAACCATTATTATAA
- the SNP1 gene encoding U1 snRNP complex subunit SNP1 (Syntenic homolog of Ashbya gossypii ADL063W; Syntenic homolog of Saccharomyces cerevisiae YIL061C (SNP1); 1-intron in Ashbya gossypii) — translation MSYTFSKFPERVSKLFKPRPPLQYKKPTDYPPELRKTRSISPLSTLLSTDALTQYLKDFPSGSDNKHLDTYDEIKNTKADNEKFLESELVKWNPAEDGNIKGTDPFRTVFVGRLPYEVDELELQKLLIKFGDIERVRVVRNKKTNQPRGYAFVLFKDTEGSAKAYREIGVHRGMLVAGRPIIVDIERGRTVKYFKPRRLGGGLGGRGYMKRENLHQLSLTAAANLGKSPDGDRRHKHASAGPGGRFQGHNPSYHSNSYYGSHSGPSYGGSRFSREGSTYVPASSGNHSYISSSATTPPLSEPAQATTAYRSRRDRNTSAEKTNPPSSMDY, via the exons ATG TCTTACACATTTTCAAAATTTCCTGAAAGGGTCTCAAAGCTTTTTAAACCACGGCCACCACTTCAATATAAAAAACCAACCGACTACCCACCTGAGCTACGAAAAACTCGTTCTATATCCCCTCTATCGACTCTACTATCAACAGATGCCTTAACTCAGTATTTGAAGGATTTTCCAAGTGGCTCTGACAATAAGCATTTAGATACATACGATGAGATCAAGAATACCAAAGCGGACAACGAGAAATTCCTGGAAAGCGAACTAGTGAAGTGGAACCCTGCTGAAGATGGCAATATCAAGGGCACGGATCCATTTCGGACAGTGTTTGTAGGGAGATTACCGTACGAGGTGGATGAACTAGAACTTCAGAAACTATTAATTAAGTTTGGGGACATTGAAAGAGTCCGAGTAGTAAGAAATAAGAAGACTAACCAACCCAGAGGGTATGCATTTGTCCTATTTAAAGATACAGAAGGTAGCGCAAAGGCATATAGAGAGATAGGTGTACACCGGGGCATGTTAGTAGCAGGAAGACCAATAATTGTTGATATTGAGCGTGGTCGTACAGTCAAGTATTTTAAGCCCAGAAGGCTTGGTGGTGGTCTTGGAGGCAGAGGCTACATGAAACGAGAGAACTTACATCAATTGAGCTTAACTGCGGCTGCTAATCTTGGGAAGAGTCCTGACGGTGATAGAAGACACAAACATGCTTCAGCTGGACCTGGAGGGAGGTTTCAGGGACACAATCCAAGCTACCACAGCAATAGCTACTATGGATCCCATTCTGGCCCTTCTTACGGTGGCTCTAGGTTTTCGAGAGAGGGGTCAACGTATGTTCCAGCTTCTTCAGGAAACCATTCATACATATCATCATCTGCTACAACTCCTCCATTATCAGAACCTGCTCAAGCTACAACGGCATATAGATCAAGAAGGGATAGAAATACTAGTGCAGAGAAAACTAATCCTCCATCATCGATGGATTACTAA
- the ICL1 gene encoding isocitrate lyase 1 (Syntenic homolog of Ashbya gossypii ADL066C; Syntenic homolog of Saccharomyces cerevisiae YER065C (ICL1)), whose translation MSPSYSAHNEWVAMKQQTAAEVAQIEKWWSEPRWAHTKRNYTAEDVAKRRGTFPVLKSTSTVMADKMYALLDKHARDGTASQTFGALDPVHVTQMAKYLDSVYVSGWQCSATASTSHEPGPDFADYPMDTVPNKVEHLIKSQLFHDRKQREARLSCTTPEQLNALGPEIDYLRPIIADADAGHGGLNAVYKLTKLFIERGAAGIHMEDQTSTNKKCGHMAGRCVVPVQEHVNRLIMSRLCADVMGSNLLLVARTDSGRATLISSTIDNRDHYFILGATNPEVTVSLADTLAEAQAAGASSEELQELEARWNEKARLRLFHEIFSEKVKNNPKIFNQSVIANFNSRTGPYSGKSIQQMQAIARELIGEEIYFNWDLPRSSEGLYRYNGGIECSIMRARAFSPYADLVWMESDSPDFEEARQFAVGVREKYPHQWLAYNLSPSFNWPKAMPPHEQETFITRLAKLGYNWQFITLAGLHTTALAVHSFSREYKKFGMKAYAVDVQQREIDESVDILKHQKWAGAEYVDGLLKLALGGVSATAAMGKGVTEEQFNSVTNSARL comes from the coding sequence ATGTCACCATCTTATTCTGCTCACAATGAATGGGTTGCTATGAAGCAACAAACTGCAGCTGAGGTTGCTCAAATTGAAAAATGGTGGAGTGAACCACGTTGGGCGCACACCAAGCGCAATTACACTGCTGAGGATGTTGCGAAAAGACGCGGTACTTTTCCAGTTTTAAAATCTACTTCTACTGTGATGGCTGACAAGATGTACGCTCTTTTGGATAAGCACGCGCGTGATGGAACTGCGTCACAGACGTTTGGCGCGCTAGACCCCGTGCACGTGACTCAGATGGCTAAGTATTTGGATTCGGTGTACGTCTCTGGCTGGCAATGCAGCGCTACTGCTTCGACATCGCACGAGCCAGGCCCAGATTTTGCGGACTATCCTATGGATACTGTCCCTAATAAGGTAGAGCATTTGATCAAGTCGCAGTTATTCCATGATAGAAAGCAGCGTGAAGCGCGGCTATCCTGCACTACTCCCGAACAGCTAAATGCCTTGGGCCCTGAGATCGATTACTTAAGGCCAATCATTGCGGATGCAGATGCTGGCCATGGTGGGCTTAACGCCGTTTATAAGTTGACTAAGTTGTTCATTGAGCGGGGTGCCGCCGGGATTCACATGGAAGATCAGACCTCTACCAACAAAAAGTGTGGTCACATGGCCGGTCGTTGTGTTGTTCCGGTTCAGGAGCATGTGAACAGATTAATTATGTCACGCCTATGCGCAGACGTGATGGGTTCGAATCTTTTGCTAGTCGCTAGAACCGATTCCGGGCGTGCTACATTGATTAGCTCAACAATTGATAACAGGGACCACTACTTTATCTTAGGAGCAACAAATCCCGAAGTCACAGTGTCGCTGGCTGACACTCTGGCAGAAGCCCAAGCCGCCGGGGCTAGCAGTGAAGAATTGCAAGAGCTTGAGGCCCGGTGGAATGAAAAAGCGAGGTTAAGGTTGTTCCACGAGATATTCTCAGAGAAAGTCAAAAATAACCCTAAGATTTTCAATCAATCAGTTATTGCCAACTTTAACTCTAGAACAGGGCCATATTCCGGGAAATCAATCCAACAAATGCAGGCTATTGCCCGTGAACTCATTGGAGAGGAGATTTACTTTAACTGGGATCTTCCACGTTCCTCTGAAGGACTCTACCGTTACAATGGTGGCATCGAATGTTCCATCATGAGAGCACGCGCTTTCTCACCTTACGCTGATCTCGTCTGGATGGAATCAGACTCACCTGATTTTGAGGAAGCGAGACAGTTTGCGGTGGGAGTAAGGGAAAAATACCCTCACCAATGGCTCGCGTACAACCTTTCCCCCAGTTTCAATTGGCCTAAAGCCATGCCTCCACATGAGCAAGAGACCTTCATCACCAGGTTAGCTAAGCTCGGCTACAATTGGCAATTTATTACGCTAGCGGGGCTGCACACGACGGCTCTAGCTGTACACAGTTTCTCCCGTGAATACAAAAAATTCGGAATGAAGGCGTATGCGGTTGACGTGCAGCAGCGCGAGATTGATGAGAGTGTTGACATTCTTAAACACCAAAAATGGGCTGGGGCTGAGTATGTGGACGGTCTGCTCAAACTTGCCCTTGGCGGCGTTAGTGCTACAGCCGCGATGGGTAAGGGTGTTACGGAAGAACAATTCAACTCCGTTACTAATAGTGCCAGACTTTAG